The region TCAAGCTAGTAACACCGAAGTTCTTGCACTCCAGCAATTCATCACCGGTGCGACGAACCAGTTCGCCAATGGTCGAAATACCCAAGCGAACCATGCACTTGCGAGCACGAACCGACAGGCTGAGTTCGGCAATCGGGCGATCGAGCAAAGCCTGCTCGTCCGGCGACAGCCCGGAAGTGTCGTAAGCCACTTCTGGAGTAGAGGGCTTTTCGTTCGACATCTGACCGAGTTCCAACCCCTTGGAACGCAGCATGTCACGAATCTCGATCAACGACGTTTCGCCGAAGTTCTTACTTGCGAGCAGTTCCTGCTCCGAGCAGCGGCACAGATCGCCAAGCGTCATAATGCCCATCTTCTGCAGGCAATTTCGGCTGCGAACGGAGAGCTCGAAGTCGGTCACAGGGATGCTGAGCACCTGCGACATGCGATCGCGTTTCTTTTGCTCTTCTTCGTCGTAGTACATGTCCCCCGATGCCTGGGCATCTTTCAGGTACATGCGAGCCCGCTTTTCGGTCGGGTACGAGTCGAGCACACGCTGATAGCAGTGGGTCGCTCGGTCGTATTCACCACGGTCTTCATGCAGAAGCCCGAGATTCAGCAAAGCTCCGACGTGCGTTGGGAACACCGCAGCCGCGTTTTGATAAAGCTGAAGTGCCTGAACATCGTTGCCACGGCGGTCGTTTTCCAATGCCAGGCCGAACAATGCACCTGCGTGACCAGGATCGGATTCGACAGCACGTTCGTACAACGCGACGACTTCATCAGGATTTCCACCCAACGAAGCAATCGTGGCACCACGCTGATACAGGTAATTTGCGGTCGATTCGATTGGACCAAACATGTTGTCCAGAATCTGCAGAGCTTGCTCCGAATCGCCCTTACTTCGCAGCGATTCCACAATGCCCAGCTGGCAATCATCCTTGTTGTAGCCAGCGGTTTGAGCCGACTGAAAGGCTTCGATTGCCTTATCGAATTCCTGCATGCAGAAGTAGCTGCGACCGAGATAGAAGTGCGCCAATGCACCTCCGTCCGCGGCTGCGAGCGTTTGAACGGCACCTGGGTAATTCCCCATGATGAACTGGCAAACGCCCAAACGGACGTTGGTGGCCGGCGAACGTTCTTCCGATTGGCCTTCCAATTCGGAAACGCTGTCGCGAAGCGTTGAATAAGCGTTGTAGTCGCGTCCCACCGTTCGCAGGATCTGACGAATTTCCTCCGGACCGAAGGACGAATTCGTGAGAACAACGCTCTTGAGATCGAAATCGATTCCTTGAATCATCAACGGGGCTCCAAACGTTTTCTTTCGACGCCCAAGTGCGAAAACTCGGGGGAGATGGCCAGGGTAATCGAATCCTCGGCTGATTCAGAGCTCGCTTGATACAATCTGAATGCCGTGAAGCGAGTCGATTACCCGTTCGCATTTGGGAAATAAGAAGAGCCAGCGACGAGAGTCGAACTCGTAACCCCAGCATTACGAATGCTGTGCTCTGCCAATTGAAGCTACGCTGGCTTATTCGCAGGCTGCGAATCAAAACGCTCCAAGATACAGAAGCTCTTGGGGTGCGTCAACTTACCCTACCCATTGATTTTAGAATCATCTGAAGGATTTACCGACTTTCCTGCCAAAGGAGCGCCAGGACATTGATCTCAGGTATTGGGCGACTTCCTTCAGACGCTCCGCTGAGTCGTGAAGCAGGGAAGTCTGGGCAAGAAAAAAAATCGAGGGACCGCTGTCGTACCAACCCGCGTTGGAGAAGCTGAATCGTCAGGGGCAAGGCAAACCATCCAGCTTAAGTTCGACAGCGGCCCCACGGGCCAGCTTACCGACTCCTCCGAGGAGCCGATGCCCGCATTAGATGCAATTGGCGAACCAAACCACGAGAAAATCTTCATATTTACCCCAAGTCATTGCATACAAACACTTTAAAAATCAGTACCGGCAACGTACATAAATCCACACCGATGGGTATTTTGCAGAGCTGCAGCAAGATCCCACAAAGAAATAATACACACCCCCGCACAGGACCATTTTTCTCGCGAAATTTACTTACTTTTCGTCCAGGATCGAGACAGCTTCCCTTATCTCATATCTATCAAAAGACTTACGTCATCACCGTA is a window of Bremerella sp. TYQ1 DNA encoding:
- a CDS encoding DNA-directed RNA polymerase subunit alpha C-terminal domain-containing protein; the encoded protein is MIQGIDFDLKSVVLTNSSFGPEEIRQILRTVGRDYNAYSTLRDSVSELEGQSEERSPATNVRLGVCQFIMGNYPGAVQTLAAADGGALAHFYLGRSYFCMQEFDKAIEAFQSAQTAGYNKDDCQLGIVESLRSKGDSEQALQILDNMFGPIESTANYLYQRGATIASLGGNPDEVVALYERAVESDPGHAGALFGLALENDRRGNDVQALQLYQNAAAVFPTHVGALLNLGLLHEDRGEYDRATHCYQRVLDSYPTEKRARMYLKDAQASGDMYYDEEEQKKRDRMSQVLSIPVTDFELSVRSRNCLQKMGIMTLGDLCRCSEQELLASKNFGETSLIEIRDMLRSKGLELGQMSNEKPSTPEVAYDTSGLSPDEQALLDRPIAELSLSVRARKCMVRLGISTIGELVRRTGDELLECKNFGVTSLNEVREKLTSYNLKLRGD